Genomic DNA from Chelonia mydas isolate rCheMyd1 chromosome 6, rCheMyd1.pri.v2, whole genome shotgun sequence:
AGGAAGACGTGTTCCGGGAGCCTCTGGTGCTTCGGAGCGTGAGCAGAGGGCATGGAGGGTGGCGCCCAATGCAGAATGCTGGGGTGGAGTGCTTGGGGACGGCTGCAGCCCCGGAAGACACAGGGAATGGGGGAGTGTAGGGAGGTCCCGGATTGCTGTTTCTGCTCTAACTAAGCTCTGTATGATTGGAATATTCAGACAGAATTCAAACAAACCTCAAACACAGGCATTTGTTTCAGAGAGAGATTCTTTACGTTTGTATCCAGTGTTTCGTTGTCGAGCGCTGTCACTCACATGCAGCAGTCGGCAGAATGAGGTGtgattctcccctcctcccccccccccgcctccccaacgCCATTTCTCTTTATATCAGGACTTGTGCCCCTGTGCAAAGAGGAAAGGATTTGATCCCCTTTGCTTATGACTTCTCTGAAGCAACTAGCTCTTATGCAATCAATTGTAAATACATTTCAGTAGCACTACTCcacatgggtggcgggtataataggctccgcctctccccctccctgctctgccccttccccaaggcccccactGCCCGTCGCCACCTGGTTAGTCCCTcctcacactccaccccccccggAGGTTCCCACTGCTCTCCTCTCCTCACCCCTCCTCCGCCGTGAGACCCCTCCCGCCacgtccttccctcctccatcccccttccccacgaGACCGCCCCACTCACTGcgtccctcctcacccctcctcaTCATTCCCCAcaattgtgaacatttaaatcattAACCAtcttaaaaatacttaaaaacaaacatccgCATTATCCGTCCAAATGCTCTGAAAATCAAAATCagattctgccaagcctatttatgCAGCTCAGGGGTCTTTGCTTTGGAGTTTCCAGGTGCAGGTATTTAGTCGACAATGGGTTTTTCTCCAGGCACAGTGTCCCAGGGATGGATTCCAGGTGGGTCATTTTAAATTCCCTTCATgccaagtatttcctaggaaacccacttCAGATGTATTGTCccccaaagccctttgaagttccGAAGCCTTCCCAGATATTGCTTtagtcaggcctggtctacacttaacatTTTGATCAAGCTACATTGCTCAGCGCTGTGAAAAAACTTGTGCCCTGAGCTCTGTAGCTTGGTCAGCCTAACCCCCTGCAGAGACGTAGGTAGGTTGACGGGGGAATTCTTCTAGCTTCTGCCTCCTAGAGGAGTTACACACAATTCCACAACGACACAAACCTACCTGCGTTTGAAGTACAATGCCCCCCCTAAAGGTCTTAAATGGAAGCCAAGAAGGTTAATttcataaggtttgtccaggatactGCAGGACATCGCCATAGCTGTCACACCAGGTGCTGGGAGTTGGGGAATACGACAGCTGCCTTTCATTCAGGAAAAAGGTCAAACTTGGAACCCAGACCTGAAAACAGAGGAGTCATTTcttctccagccccagaatcagacggacgcacacattaacagagcgcggctgagaggaccgggttaatcagcactcccaagctgtcaccctcctaTGCCACGGGCACCGCACCGGAATAGAGGACACCTGAGCGGGCCGGGTCGAGCAGCCCTTTCTATCTGCCACCCTCATAGGCcccaggttcagcatgtccctaGCCCCGCTTTCACGTTACTATGGCTCTGGTcataacccacttgatgagcaaaccccatgggatttttgggcgctgcagggatctttagcttagggaTGAGGAGCGTCGCTGCAGAGCGAatgaggaagacaaaaaaacacccacaaggggaagacagagagagagagaagcaaccagcttaaccatgaaagttatttattgccaggtaataacctggggagccaaacaaacaaaacagtgatcatattaaatctaacttaaatttgattataaaattcaggtttagaaaactataactgatcacacaagtgaCATGGTCAATGTGCGTGGCGGGCGAGGAAGGTCTGGTGTGGGATGGGGTCCCACTCaaggagaggggtcagagagtCAGCCGCACAAGCACAGCAAGGAGAAGGAGCCTGGGGATTGTGGCAGAGGGACCAGCACTATTCCAAGTGATGGTGGTAGATGGACGGACACTGCTCGGAGTGATGGTGGTAGGGGGACTGGCACTGTTCAGAGTGAAGTTCACCACTCTGAAAGTCACACCAGGCACATTCTTCTGGATCCAATCGTTGTGGGCATTCGGGCGGTTGTAGACCGCAGGGTAACCGGGAGAAATAGTAAGTACCCCATTCACTTCTCTCACCAGTAACCAGCTCACAGTCCCAGCAAGGTACCAGGTCCCATCCTTTTCACACACCAGGGGTCCCCCAGAGTCACCCTAGAGACAGGGAAAGAAATAGGGTTGGAGGAGGGACCAGCCTCCATCGTCCACAAGGGCCGTGTTGGATTCTCCATCTATCGATGGCTTCATATCCCACTGGCTCCCTTTCTGGGAGATGCTTTACCCAGACACAAGTCTCTGGGCTCAGGAAAGGGGTAACTGGGTGCGGTTGTGGGctgggttatacaggaggtcagactgaatgGACGAACCCTGCTGACTTCATACTCTATGACGCATCCTCAATTCCAAGGGCTGACTTGTCTAAACACTGGGGAGTGAAatcagggctcagcccctccatcCAGGCCCACTGTTTGATgggtcaccccccacccccgacacacGACACCAAGTGAACAGGGCGAAAGGGCCAGGAATagtgggggccctgatctcagttagagAATCTCACCCAGGCAGTCCCTTTATAGCCTTCCATGGACCCGGAACACATCATGTCATCTTTAATGGGGTTGTCACCCTCAGGCTTTTGTAATCCTTCCCGGTAGCAACCGTTGCAGACCGTGGAGTCTATGGTGAGCACCTCCAGCTCCTGCAGAATCTCCGCTCAGGGAGAATTCACTGAAATGAAAGGTCCGAAGGTAGGGTGACTCACATGGCATGAGTGTTTTAAAATTttgagccttgtctacacacagttgGCCCTGATTTGGTTCAGTGGGTTTTAATCTCAGAGCAGAAGCTGCT
This window encodes:
- the LOC119566503 gene encoding brain-specific serine protease 4-like; amino-acid sequence: MNSQCDAKAKTANVILEYIDRAEILQELEVLTIDSTVCNGCYREGLQKPEGDNPIKDDMMCSGSMEGYKGTAWGDSGGPLVCEKDGTWYLAGTVSWLLVREVNGVLTISPGYPAVYNRPNAHNDWIQKNVPGVTFRVVNFTLNSASPPTTITPSSVRPSTTITWNSAGPSATIPRLLLLAVLVRLTL